One genomic region from Anopheles bellator chromosome 2, idAnoBellAS_SP24_06.2, whole genome shotgun sequence encodes:
- the LOC131211894 gene encoding small G protein signaling modulator 3 homolog: protein MSFFGSRDHEGYVGREEHMRKLESANSEDDGELVELPLGGLHIAEGVRPTAGGPFSALTPSMWPQDILTLGQPDPDEPLNHQPDFDEFGFRVEEEDSPEPSSNKPLSTPFIIEDPGPWIAHLEFSHSKEATALTWEAVDVVLPRTEKLRTMVRAGIPHSLRPQIWMRLSGALQKKLKSETSYQEIVKASTNDQLMTSKQIEKDLLRIMPTNACFSSLSSTGVPRLRRILRGIAWLYPDIGYCQGTGVIAASLLLLLEEEDAFWMMATIVEDLLPASYYSSTLLGIQADQRVMQTLIGNYLTAVDDTLKSHDIELSLITLHWFLTLFASVVPMKILLRIWDWFFYDGSIVLFQLTLGLLKIKEPTVKHLENSAQIFNSLSDLPGDIDNVEALFEVSLEVAGSLSPMIIETHRRRHLAYLMADQGGLVGNPEAASNLPKQQLARRQMKKSKSMLQTILFGAGGEGGEELKCKNIRITEQLVDLRDAILKVSRHFLAIEPKLAAHIALVADYGMDSHAKDHERYINVSRTRSRRAKALHDFERHDDDELGFRKNDIITIVSQKDEHCWVGELNGLRGWFPAKFVELLDERSKQYSCAGDDAISETVTDLVRGTLAPTIKQVLEHGMKQPSFLGGPCHPWLFIEEAATREVEKDFESVYSRLVLCKTYRLDEDGKVLTPEELLYRCVQSVNQSHDAAHAPMDVKLRSLICLGLNEQVLHLWLETLAGCTEVVQKWYQPWSFVYSPGWVQIKCELRLLSQFAFNLNPNWELPAKREAGTGSQPLKDGVRDMLVKHHLFSWDL, encoded by the exons ATGTCATTCTTTGGCTCGCGCGACCATGAAGGCTACGTTGGCAGAGAGGAACATATG CGAAAACTGGAATCGGCCAACTCGGAGGACGATGGTGAACTGGTGGAGCTTCCACTCGGTGGTCTTCATATCGCCGAAGGGGTCCGACCGACGGCTGGTGGACCCTTCTCGGCACTCACACCGTCGATGTGGCCACAGGACATACTGACCCTTGGCCAGCCGGATCCGGACGAACCACTCAACCACCAGCCGGACTTTGACGAGTTTGGGTTTCGCGTCGAGGAGGAGGACAGTCCGGAGCCGAGCTCCAACAAGCCGCTCAGCACCCCGTTCATCATCGAAGATCCGGGCCCGTGGATCGCACATCTCGAGTTTTCGCACAGCAAAGAAGCGACCGCGCTGACGTGGGAAGCCGTGGACGTAGTACTGCCGCGCACCGAAAAACTGCGCACCATGGTCCGGGCCGGCATTCCCCACTCGCTGCGGCCCCAGATCTGGATGCGGCTGTCGGGCGCACTGCAGAAGAAGCTCAAGTCCGAAACGAGCTACCAGGAGATTGTGAAAGCGTCCACCAATGATCAGCTCATGACGTCGAAGCAGATCGAGAAGGATCTGCTGCGCATCATGCCGACGAACGCGTGCTTCAGTTCCCTTAGCAGCACCGGTGTGCCCCGGTTAAGGCGCATTCTGCGTGGTATCGCTTGGCTGTACCCGGACATCGGCTACTGTCAAGGGACTGGCGTGATTGCCGCCTCGctgttactgctgctggaggaggaggacgccTTCTGGATGATGGCCACGATCGTGGAGGACCTCCTTCCCGCCTCGTACTACTCCTCGACCCTGCTGGGCATCCAGGCCGATCAGCGCGTCATGCAAACGCTGATCGGCAACTACCTCACGGCCGTCGACGACACACTCAAGAGCCACGACATTGAACTGTCGCTCATCACGCTCCACTGGTTTCTGACGCTCTTCGCCAGCGTCGTGCCCATGAAAATCCTGCTCCGCATCTGGGACTGGTTCTTCTACGACGGATCGATCGTCTTGTTTCAGCTGACGCTCGGGCTGCTCAAGATCAAAGAACCGACGGTGAAGCATCTGGAGAATTCGGCCCAAATTTTCAACTCGCTTTCCGATCTGCCCGGCGACATAGATAATGTGGAGGCCCTGTTCGAGGTATCGCTCGAAGTGGccggctctctctcgccgATGATCATCGAAACGCACCGCCGACGCCACCTCGCGTATCTGATGGCGGACCAGGGTGGGCTTGTCGGCAACCCGGAGGCGGCCTCGAACCTACCAAAGCAACAGTTGGCCCGAAGGCAgatgaaaaaatcgaaatccaTGCTCCAGACGATCCTGTTCGGGGCCGGCGGGGAGGGCGGCGAGGAACTGAAGTGCAAAAACATTCGCATCACCGAGCAGCTGGTCGATTTGCGGGACGCGATTCTGAAGGTTTCGCGCCACTTTCTAGCGATCGAGCCTAAACTGGCGGCCCACATCGCACTGGTGGCCGACTACGGGATGGACAGTCACGCGAAAGATCACGAGCGGTACATAAATGTGTCGAGAACGCGCAGCCGGAGGGCGAAAGCGTTGCACGACTTCGAGCggcacgatgacgatgagctCGGCTTCCGGAAGAACGACATCATCACGATCGTGAGCCAAAAGGACGAACACTGCTGGGTCGGCGAGTTGAACGGGCTGCGGGGTTGGTTTCCGGCCAAGTTCGTTGAGCTACTGGACGAACGGAGTAAGCAGTACAGTTGCGCCGGAGATGATGCCATCTCGGAGACGGTGACCGATCTGGTACGGGGCACACTGGCGCCCACAATCAAACAGGTGCTGGAGCATGGTATGAAGCAACCCTCGTTCCTGGGCGGGCCCTGCCATCCGTGGCTGTTCATCGAGGAAGCGGCCACGCGCGAGGTGGAGAAAGACTTTGAGTCGGTCTACTCGAGGTTGGTGCTGTGCAAAACGTATCGACTGGACGAGGACGGAAAGGTGCTGACGCCGGAGGAGCTGCTGTACCGCTGCGTGCAATCGGTGAACCAGAGCCACGATGCGGCCCACGCACCGATGGACGTTAAGCTGCGATCCCTGATCTGTCTGGGGCTGAACGAACAGGTTTTGCATCTATGGCTCgaaacgctggctggctgcaccGAAGTCGTCCAAAAATGGTATCAACCGTGGAGCTTCGTCTATTCGCCCGGCTGGGTGCAAATCAAGTGCGAACTCCGGCTCCTGTCCCAGTTTGCCTTCAACCTCAACCCAAACTGGGAGCTGCCGGCcaaacgggaagcgggaacgGGAAGCCAGCCGCTTAAGGATGGTGTGCGTGATATGCTCGTCAAACACCACCTGTTCTCGTGGGATCTTTAA
- the LOC131211902 gene encoding large ribosomal subunit protein eL32 translates to MAIRPAYKPKIVKKRTKKFIRHQSDRYDKLAPAWRRPKGIDNRVRRRFKGQYLMPNIGYGSNKRTRHMLPCGFKKFLVHNVRELEVLMMQNRVYCAEIAHAVSSKKRKAIVERAKQLAIKVTNPNGRLRAQELE, encoded by the exons ATGGCCATTCGTCCGGCATACAAACCGAAGATCGTCAAGAAGCGGACGAAGAAGTTTATCCGCCACCAGTCGGATCGCTATGACAAGCTTGCA CCTGCATGGCGTCGGCCGAAAGGTATCGACAATCGGGTGCGTCGTCGCTTCAAGGGACAGTACCTGATGCCCAACATTGGTTACGGCTCGAACAAGCGCACTCGCCATATGCTGCCGTGCGGATTCAAGAAGTTCCTCGTCCACAACGTGCGCGAGCTGGaggtgctgatgatgcagAACCGTGTGTACTGCGCGGAGATCGCTCACGCCGTGTCGTCCAAGAAGCGCAAGGCGATTGTGGAGCGGGCCAAGCAACTGGCCATTAAAGTGACCAACCCGAACGGTCGTCTGCGTGCCCAGGAACTCGAGTAA
- the LOC131211901 gene encoding DNA-directed RNA polymerase II subunit RPB7 produces MFYHISLEHEILLHPRYFGPQLIETVKQKLYTEVEGTCTGKYGFVIAVTTIDDIGSGTIQPGQGFVVYPVKYKAIVFRPFKGEVLDATVKQVNKVGMFADIGPLSCFISHHSIPADMQFCPNGAPPCYRAMNGESVIAAEDKIRLKIVGTRVDATGIFAIGTLMDDYLGLVGS; encoded by the exons ATGTTTTATCAC ATATCGCTCGAGCACGAGATTCTGCTCCATCCGCGATACTTTGGCCCTCAGCTCATCGAGACGGTTAAGCAGAAACTGTACACCGAAGTCGAAGGCACGTGCACCGGCAAGTACGGGTTCGTCATTGCCGTCACCACGATAGACGATATCGGCTCCGGCACGATACAGCCGGGCCAAGGATTCGTGGTGTATCCCGTCAAATACAAAGCGATCGTCTTCCGACCATTCAAGGGCGAGGTGCTGGACGCCACCGTCAAACAGGTGAACAAGGTGGGCATGTTTGCCGACATTGGGCCGCTCTCGTGCTTCATCTCGCACCACTCCATTCCGGCCGATATGCAGTTCTGTCCGAACGGTGCCCCACCGTGCTATAGGGCGATGAATGGTGAGAGCGTGATAGCGGCGGAAGACAAGATTCGGCTTAAGATTGTCGGCACGCGTGTCGATGCGACCGGTATT TTTGCCATCGGAACCCTGATGGACGATTACCTCGGGCTGGTGGGCAGTTAG